From Aestuariirhabdus haliotis, one genomic window encodes:
- the astD gene encoding succinylglutamate-semialdehyde dehydrogenase, which produces MSKSLFINGSWVQGQGPEFSSENPAKAQTLWQGRSATAEQVNKAIDAARSAFYDWSSIPFEAREAVVKRFAEQLDNNREALALAIAEETGKPLWETRTEIAAMIGKITISIKAYQERTGEEESQVPAGRSVLRHKPHGVVAVFGPYNFPGHLPNGHIVPAILAGNTVVFKPSELTPRVAEKTLELWESAQLPAGVINMVQGEKDTGIALAANPGIDGLFFTGSSATGHLLHQQFAGDPGKILALEMGGNNPLILDEVANLDGAVHETLQSAYVSAGQRCTCARRLYVPRSEQGDLFIDKLVSAIKKIKVGLYDADEQPFMGSLISVAAAEGILSAQHHLQTLGGIPLVEAKRLDEQSALISPALIDVTAITELPDDEYFGPLLQLIRYDDFDQAIDMANNTRYGLSAGLLSDNRKQYEHFFKRSRAGIVNWNKQLTGASSAAPFGGIGASGNHRASAYYAADYCAYPVASLEADTVNLPEKLAPGLSL; this is translated from the coding sequence ATGAGTAAATCTCTTTTTATTAATGGTAGCTGGGTGCAAGGGCAAGGTCCGGAATTCAGCTCAGAAAACCCTGCAAAAGCACAAACTCTATGGCAAGGCAGAAGTGCAACGGCCGAACAAGTGAATAAGGCCATCGATGCTGCACGTTCTGCATTCTATGATTGGTCGTCAATACCGTTCGAGGCGCGAGAAGCCGTTGTAAAACGTTTTGCCGAACAGCTGGATAACAATCGCGAAGCTCTTGCTTTGGCCATTGCCGAAGAGACGGGCAAACCCCTGTGGGAAACCCGTACCGAGATCGCTGCCATGATTGGAAAAATTACTATTTCCATCAAAGCCTATCAAGAACGTACCGGCGAAGAAGAATCTCAGGTCCCTGCCGGCCGCTCCGTATTACGTCATAAACCCCATGGGGTAGTTGCCGTTTTTGGGCCTTATAATTTCCCTGGCCATTTGCCCAACGGGCATATTGTTCCAGCCATACTAGCGGGTAATACCGTAGTGTTTAAGCCTAGCGAGTTAACCCCTCGCGTCGCCGAAAAAACCCTTGAACTCTGGGAGAGCGCCCAATTACCCGCGGGCGTGATCAATATGGTGCAAGGCGAAAAAGATACCGGTATTGCGTTGGCAGCCAACCCAGGCATCGACGGTTTGTTTTTCACTGGCAGCTCAGCAACCGGGCACCTGCTACACCAACAGTTTGCTGGCGATCCCGGCAAAATCCTTGCCCTCGAAATGGGCGGAAACAACCCGTTAATTCTTGATGAAGTTGCCAATCTGGACGGTGCAGTACACGAGACACTGCAATCCGCCTATGTCTCAGCCGGTCAACGGTGCACCTGCGCTCGTAGACTCTATGTTCCTCGAAGTGAACAGGGCGACCTCTTCATCGATAAACTGGTCAGTGCAATCAAGAAGATCAAGGTTGGCCTTTATGATGCCGACGAACAACCCTTTATGGGGTCACTCATCTCCGTGGCCGCTGCCGAAGGCATTTTATCGGCCCAGCACCACCTGCAAACGCTTGGAGGCATTCCTCTGGTGGAAGCTAAACGCCTTGATGAACAAAGCGCACTCATCAGCCCGGCATTGATCGATGTAACGGCCATCACCGAACTACCTGACGACGAATACTTTGGACCGCTTCTGCAACTGATTCGCTACGATGACTTTGATCAAGCGATCGATATGGCCAACAACACCCGCTACGGTTTATCCGCAGGCCTACTCAGTGACAACCGAAAGCAATATGAACACTTCTTCAAACGCAGCCGGGCTGGAATCGTCAATTGGAACAAGCAGCTCACCGGTGCTAGCAGTGCAGCCCCGTTCGGCGGAATTGGTGCGAGCGGCAATCACAGGGCCAGCGCTTACTATGCCGCAGATTACTGCGCTTACCCGGTAGCATCCCTCGAAGCCGATACGGTCAACCTGCCCGAAAAGCTGGCGCCTGGACTATCACTCTAA
- a CDS encoding NAD-glutamate dehydrogenase translates to MSTLKQQKLDTIDQLKQRINKKLPTEQQEAIGALADLYFSESIALDLVNARQDELEGALLCLWDCIQQRLPGEPLIRIYNPNFEEHGWHCPHTVIEVITDDMPFLVSSINMLLARRELTLHRITHPVIACKRDSNGRLLSVYPHDTKAKNTIAEAVTRIEVDQQGSRKKQLELKTAIAEVLCDVRDAVTDWQPMREKLEEVIDICESKSLPIDDADKKETIAFLKWVLNNHFTFLGFRAYTLTRNSKGEATLDIDENSSLGTFRSMGKNTPLINQLAPHILEELLKPKLLSITKSTTQSSVHRPSHLDYLGIKRFDDEGKVIGEWRFFGLYASSAYISPIQSTPLLRQKASYIMQQARCTANSHKGKTLQHILSQYPRDELLQADVNKLDEIVTGILETQERRQLRVFLREDIFSRFVTALVLVPRDRFNTQLRQQLQSILMEAFDGTNSEFNVQFSDQLTAHVHITVHCKNCNNADISIDELEHRMREAMLSWQDHLHLALVATDGEAEGNRLNHIYGGAFPAAYRDEHSPNRAVADVHRIETINHDNPLSTHLSRPLGNYSNLNFKVIGQGDTMALSDVLPILEHMGVRVLSARPYQVKNVRGHQFWILDFLITVTSERDLDDPELKEQFQQCFARTYRGEIENDGFNSLILSAGLSWRQCTIARALSKYLTQAQVSFSQHYMEQTLGRNSTITSLLIELFETRFAPHQEATDEIINALQEQIEAALNDVANLDEDRILRHFLSVIIAMLRTNYYQLDEQQQPKGYLSFKLDPEQIPALPLPRPRFEIFVYSPWVEGVHMRGGKVARGGLRWSDRREDFRTEILGLVKAQMVKNAVIVPSGAKGGFVAKQLPESGSREDVQKEVIHCYQTFIRGLLDITDNLQGDKIIPPALTQRYDEDDPYLVVAADKGTATFSDIANEIAQQYQFWLDDAFASGGSYGYDHKKMGITARGAWESVKRLFNEKGRDCQSEPFTCVGIGDMSGDVFGNGMLLSRQTRLLAAFNHLHIFIDPDPQAEPSWQERKRLFELPRSSWADYDTKLISKGGGIFDRSAKSITLSKAARDVLNIEQQKLTPSELIQHLLQAPVDLLWNGGIGTYVKASHESHTDAGDRANDAVRIDGNQLRCQIVGEGGNLGFTQAARVEFARNGGLITTDAIDNSGGVDCSDHEVNIKILLGQVLANDDITLKQRNTLLASMTDDVAQLVLDNNYQQARILSLGTYFSSAHLADHIRLINQLEREGRLRRKLEFLPNDEQLQEREAQAEGLSRPELSVLLAYSKIKLYEELLDSGVCADEAMERRIQAYFPQALNEQYPNLIGKHPLKAEIIATHLTNEIGNSMGAAFWPHISDESSRGAGEIIRAYSAAREIFSIDTLWHQLEQVSGSLVHEIQTELFYQLQQLTERVTLWLLRNNSAINSQDELKSAYQPAVELLKHKLKEYLQGEDLNAVELQANRLNQAGLELELAREHALLDHLYYSLDIAAIGSLSVVELERSAEIFFALNEHLQLHWLRTSVDELPATNPWQRKARTTLSDELDRVLRDTSAQVVTSTDDSISATTALELWLEKNTNQFRRSQSFLADIKSNPNRDLAMLSVAIKELRQLS, encoded by the coding sequence ATGAGCACATTAAAGCAACAAAAGCTCGATACCATCGACCAACTGAAACAACGTATTAACAAAAAATTACCAACTGAGCAGCAGGAAGCGATTGGAGCTCTTGCCGATCTTTATTTTAGCGAAAGCATTGCTCTGGATCTGGTCAATGCTCGCCAAGACGAGCTCGAAGGTGCCTTACTCTGTCTATGGGACTGTATCCAGCAACGCCTTCCAGGCGAACCACTAATACGCATCTATAACCCGAATTTCGAAGAACATGGCTGGCACTGCCCGCACACGGTTATAGAAGTGATCACTGACGACATGCCCTTCCTCGTCAGTTCCATCAACATGCTACTAGCACGTCGTGAATTGACACTGCACCGAATTACTCACCCTGTTATAGCCTGCAAACGAGATAGCAACGGACGGTTGCTATCGGTATACCCACACGACACTAAAGCAAAAAACACCATAGCCGAAGCCGTCACTCGAATTGAAGTTGACCAACAGGGTTCAAGAAAAAAACAACTGGAACTGAAAACAGCCATCGCTGAGGTGTTATGCGATGTACGTGACGCCGTAACCGATTGGCAGCCCATGCGCGAAAAGCTCGAAGAAGTTATCGACATTTGCGAATCGAAAAGCCTGCCCATCGATGATGCAGATAAAAAGGAAACTATCGCTTTTTTAAAATGGGTTCTCAACAATCACTTCACCTTCCTTGGCTTTCGAGCTTATACCCTGACCCGCAATAGCAAGGGTGAGGCCACCCTGGATATTGACGAAAACAGTAGCCTGGGTACTTTTCGATCTATGGGGAAAAACACCCCGCTGATCAATCAGCTGGCACCTCACATACTTGAGGAGTTACTCAAACCCAAGCTGCTCTCGATCACCAAGTCAACCACGCAATCAAGCGTACACCGTCCATCCCACCTGGATTACCTGGGCATTAAGCGCTTCGATGACGAGGGTAAAGTGATTGGTGAATGGCGATTCTTTGGCCTCTACGCATCAAGCGCCTATATTTCACCCATCCAGTCAACGCCATTACTCCGACAAAAAGCCAGCTATATTATGCAGCAAGCTCGTTGCACGGCTAATAGCCATAAAGGTAAAACGCTCCAGCACATTCTTTCTCAATATCCTCGCGATGAACTCTTACAGGCCGACGTAAACAAACTGGATGAAATCGTTACCGGTATTCTGGAAACACAAGAGAGAAGACAACTTCGAGTTTTTCTGAGAGAGGATATATTCAGTCGGTTTGTCACTGCCTTGGTGTTGGTACCCCGAGATCGATTTAATACTCAGCTACGTCAACAGCTGCAAAGCATATTGATGGAGGCTTTTGACGGCACGAATAGTGAATTCAATGTGCAGTTCTCGGATCAACTAACGGCTCACGTACATATCACCGTGCATTGTAAAAACTGTAACAATGCCGACATCAGTATTGATGAACTCGAACATCGTATGCGTGAAGCCATGCTTTCATGGCAAGATCATTTACACCTCGCTCTGGTAGCAACCGATGGAGAAGCCGAGGGTAACCGCTTAAATCATATCTATGGAGGTGCTTTTCCAGCCGCCTACCGCGATGAACACAGCCCAAACCGAGCCGTCGCCGACGTTCATCGTATTGAGACCATCAATCACGACAACCCCTTATCAACCCACCTGAGTCGCCCTCTGGGAAATTACAGCAACCTGAATTTCAAGGTCATTGGCCAAGGCGACACCATGGCCCTGTCAGATGTGTTGCCGATTCTGGAACATATGGGTGTACGCGTGCTGAGCGCTCGACCCTATCAGGTCAAAAATGTCCGCGGTCATCAGTTTTGGATCCTAGATTTCCTAATTACTGTCACTAGCGAACGAGATCTTGACGACCCCGAGCTAAAAGAGCAGTTCCAGCAGTGCTTTGCACGCACCTACCGTGGTGAAATTGAAAACGACGGTTTCAACAGCTTGATCTTGAGCGCCGGTTTAAGCTGGCGCCAGTGCACCATTGCACGTGCACTTAGCAAATACCTGACACAGGCTCAGGTTTCATTCAGTCAGCACTATATGGAGCAAACCCTCGGCAGGAATAGCACCATTACCAGCCTGTTAATCGAGCTGTTCGAAACCCGCTTTGCACCACATCAGGAAGCCACGGATGAAATCATTAATGCTTTACAAGAGCAGATTGAAGCAGCACTAAACGATGTAGCCAACCTCGACGAAGATCGCATTCTGAGGCATTTCCTCAGTGTCATCATCGCCATGCTGCGCACTAACTATTACCAGCTTGATGAACAGCAACAACCCAAGGGCTACCTTTCTTTCAAGCTGGATCCCGAACAGATACCGGCACTCCCGCTGCCTCGCCCTCGATTTGAAATCTTTGTGTACTCACCCTGGGTAGAGGGAGTTCATATGCGCGGCGGTAAGGTGGCGCGTGGTGGACTTCGCTGGTCCGATCGCCGAGAAGATTTCCGCACCGAAATCCTCGGTCTGGTTAAGGCCCAAATGGTCAAAAACGCGGTCATTGTACCGAGTGGCGCCAAGGGTGGATTCGTTGCCAAACAGCTGCCCGAGTCCGGCTCTCGTGAGGATGTCCAGAAAGAGGTCATCCACTGCTATCAAACCTTTATTCGGGGCTTACTGGATATTACTGACAACCTGCAAGGCGATAAGATCATCCCCCCAGCACTAACCCAGCGCTACGATGAGGATGATCCCTATCTGGTGGTTGCCGCCGATAAAGGCACCGCAACCTTCTCTGATATCGCAAACGAAATCGCCCAGCAGTATCAATTCTGGCTCGATGACGCCTTCGCCTCAGGTGGCTCATACGGCTATGATCATAAGAAGATGGGCATCACTGCGCGCGGAGCCTGGGAATCAGTCAAACGCCTGTTCAACGAAAAGGGACGCGATTGCCAAAGCGAACCTTTCACTTGCGTCGGCATCGGCGACATGAGCGGAGATGTATTCGGCAATGGCATGCTGCTCTCTCGCCAAACCCGCTTGCTGGCCGCCTTCAATCATCTGCACATTTTTATTGATCCGGACCCTCAAGCTGAACCGTCCTGGCAGGAGCGCAAGCGTTTATTTGAACTGCCGAGATCAAGCTGGGCAGATTACGATACCAAGCTTATTTCAAAAGGCGGAGGCATCTTCGATCGTTCAGCAAAATCCATTACGCTAAGCAAAGCGGCTCGTGATGTTTTAAACATCGAACAGCAGAAACTTACCCCTAGCGAGCTTATTCAACACCTGCTGCAAGCCCCCGTCGATCTTCTGTGGAATGGCGGCATAGGCACCTACGTTAAGGCCAGCCACGAGAGCCATACTGATGCCGGTGACCGAGCCAACGATGCAGTGAGAATCGACGGCAACCAGCTCCGCTGCCAGATTGTTGGCGAAGGTGGCAATCTTGGCTTCACTCAGGCAGCTCGTGTTGAGTTTGCTCGCAATGGAGGACTGATCACGACCGATGCCATCGATAACTCGGGGGGTGTCGACTGCTCAGATCACGAGGTGAATATCAAAATCTTGCTGGGACAGGTGTTGGCCAACGACGACATCACTCTCAAGCAGCGCAATACTCTGCTCGCTAGCATGACCGATGACGTGGCCCAACTGGTGTTGGATAATAACTACCAGCAGGCGCGCATTCTAAGTCTGGGCACCTATTTTTCCAGCGCTCATCTGGCCGATCATATTCGCCTTATCAATCAACTTGAACGCGAGGGTCGACTACGGCGTAAGCTGGAGTTTTTACCCAACGATGAACAACTGCAAGAGCGCGAGGCACAAGCCGAAGGCCTGAGCCGACCAGAGCTTTCCGTACTGCTGGCCTATAGCAAAATCAAACTGTACGAAGAGCTACTTGATAGCGGCGTCTGCGCGGATGAGGCTATGGAAAGACGTATCCAGGCTTACTTCCCTCAAGCCTTGAACGAACAGTACCCGAACCTGATTGGCAAGCACCCCCTGAAAGCCGAGATCATCGCCACCCATCTGACCAATGAGATTGGTAATAGCATGGGGGCAGCATTTTGGCCCCATATCAGCGATGAGAGCAGCCGGGGTGCCGGCGAAATCATTCGTGCTTACAGTGCCGCCCGGGAAATTTTCTCCATCGATACGTTATGGCATCAACTGGAGCAGGTCAGCGGTTCCCTCGTACACGAAATACAAACCGAACTGTTTTATCAGCTGCAACAGCTAACCGAACGGGTTACTCTGTGGTTGCTACGAAATAACAGCGCCATTAACAGTCAGGACGAATTGAAGAGCGCCTACCAACCCGCTGTCGAACTGCTCAAACATAAGCTTAAAGAGTATTTGCAGGGGGAAGATTTAAACGCCGTCGAACTGCAGGCCAACCGCCTCAATCAAGCTGGTCTGGAGTTAGAACTGGCGCGGGAACATGCTTTGCTGGACCATCTCTACTACAGCCTGGACATTGCGGCTATCGGCTCCCTATCTGTGGTAGAACTCGAACGGTCGGCAGAAATATTTTTCGCGCTTAACGAACATTTACAACTGCACTGGTTACGAACCAGTGTGGACGAGTTACCTGCCACCAACCCGTGGCAACGTAAGGCCCGAACAACGCTTTCCGATGAACTTGACAGAGTGCTACGGGATACCAGCGCGCAGGTGGTAACGAGCACTGACGATAGCATCAGTGCCACTACGGCCCTAGAGCTGTGGTTAGAGAAAAACACCAATCAGTTCCGCCGCAGTCAAAGCTTTTTGGCGGACATAAAGTCCAACCCGAACCGTGACCTGGCCATGCTATCGGTTGCGATCAAGGAACTCAGGCAACTTTCCTGA
- the astA gene encoding arginine N-succinyltransferase yields MMVIRPIHSDDYDELFALAEKTGAGFTSLQPNEGQVRGKIYSSLEAFEKTVTTAGEETYLFVLEDTETGRVAGICGIEAAVGLSQPWYNYRVGTLVHSSRQLGVHNAVRTLTLSNDHTGYSEVCTLFLDPDYRHSKNGSLLSKSRFMFLAEFPKRFSTHVIAEMRGFSDENGHSPFWEGLGRHFFSMDFSDAVYMAGLGDKTFIAELMPRHPIYTNMLPKAAQEVIGKVHDNTLPARMMLESEGFRNEGYVDIFDAGPTIETRVLDIRAVRESHYAKVNITESPEGGEQYLMSNTNLKEFRCCLVELPGDHNVVDISAATAAALKVEDGDAVRVVRLSSKTRG; encoded by the coding sequence ATGATGGTAATTCGACCGATTCATTCCGATGATTATGACGAGCTGTTCGCTCTGGCAGAAAAGACCGGGGCCGGGTTTACTTCCTTGCAACCCAATGAGGGTCAGGTACGAGGAAAAATCTACAGCTCGCTCGAAGCCTTTGAAAAAACGGTCACCACTGCCGGCGAAGAAACTTACCTGTTTGTATTGGAAGATACCGAAACAGGTCGAGTAGCCGGCATTTGTGGTATCGAAGCCGCAGTCGGCCTTTCCCAACCCTGGTACAACTACAGGGTCGGCACACTGGTTCATTCCTCTCGGCAGCTGGGCGTGCATAATGCCGTGCGAACTCTGACTTTAAGTAACGACCACACCGGTTACTCGGAAGTCTGCACCCTTTTTCTCGATCCCGACTACCGCCACAGTAAAAATGGCAGCCTGCTGTCCAAGAGCCGTTTCATGTTCCTTGCCGAATTCCCCAAACGCTTTTCTACGCATGTGATAGCAGAAATGCGTGGTTTTTCTGATGAAAATGGTCACTCCCCCTTCTGGGAAGGTCTCGGGCGGCATTTCTTTTCCATGGATTTTTCTGATGCGGTCTATATGGCCGGTCTGGGCGATAAAACCTTTATTGCCGAGCTGATGCCACGTCATCCCATCTATACCAATATGCTGCCCAAAGCCGCTCAGGAAGTGATCGGTAAGGTACATGACAATACTTTACCTGCACGCATGATGTTAGAGAGTGAAGGCTTCCGTAATGAAGGCTATGTGGATATTTTTGATGCCGGACCAACGATAGAAACCCGTGTACTGGATATTCGGGCCGTCCGTGAGAGCCACTACGCCAAAGTCAACATTACTGAATCACCCGAAGGTGGTGAACAATACCTTATGTCTAATACCAACCTGAAAGAGTTCCGCTGCTGTCTGGTTGAATTACCTGGAGATCACAACGTAGTTGATATCAGCGCCGCAACTGCAGCTGCTCTTAAAGTAGAAGATGGAGATGCCGTGCGCGTCGTTCGACTGTCATCAAAGACAAGAGGTTAA
- a CDS encoding aspartate aminotransferase family protein, with protein sequence MSHSNYTRETFDQVMVPNYSPQNMIPVKGQGSRVWDQEGREYIDFTGGIAVNVLGHCHPELVNTLKEQSEQLWHLSNVYTNEPALKLASQLTQNTFAERVFFANSGAEANEAAFKLARRYAFNHYGAEKNEIIAFNQAFHGRTLFTVSVGGQQKYREGFEPVPGGITHLPFNDLAALEAAISDKTCAVVMEPIQGEGGIITGDPEFIKGARALCDKHNALLVFDEVQTGVGRVGELYAYMDTEVIPDILTTAKALGGGFPVGAMLTTEAIAASFTIGTHGSTYGGNPLACAVASKVLELVNDRALLDGVKRKRERFVAKLEAINAEHQIFTEIRGKGLLIGAALNQTWQGKAAKFLAAAREHNTMILVAGPNVLRMAPSLIIDDQDIDEGMEGLAKAVAQVVTAGPDA encoded by the coding sequence ATGAGTCATTCCAACTATACCCGCGAAACCTTTGACCAGGTCATGGTTCCCAACTATTCCCCCCAGAATATGATTCCCGTCAAGGGCCAGGGGTCTCGAGTCTGGGACCAGGAAGGTCGGGAATACATCGATTTCACCGGTGGCATTGCCGTCAACGTGCTGGGTCATTGTCATCCCGAGCTGGTCAATACGTTGAAAGAGCAGTCAGAGCAACTGTGGCACCTGAGCAACGTGTACACCAATGAACCGGCGTTAAAACTGGCCAGTCAACTGACCCAGAACACGTTTGCAGAGCGAGTCTTTTTTGCCAACTCGGGCGCCGAAGCCAATGAAGCCGCCTTTAAACTGGCTCGCCGCTATGCTTTCAACCATTATGGCGCCGAGAAAAATGAGATCATCGCCTTCAATCAAGCGTTCCACGGCCGAACCCTGTTTACCGTTTCAGTCGGTGGACAACAGAAGTATCGTGAAGGCTTTGAACCCGTACCAGGCGGTATCACACACCTCCCCTTTAACGATCTTGCCGCTCTGGAAGCTGCTATTTCCGATAAAACCTGTGCTGTGGTGATGGAACCTATCCAGGGTGAAGGTGGTATTATCACCGGGGATCCCGAGTTCATAAAAGGCGCCCGAGCCCTGTGCGATAAGCACAATGCCCTGTTGGTATTTGATGAAGTGCAAACCGGTGTCGGGCGTGTTGGCGAGCTCTACGCTTACATGGATACCGAGGTCATTCCTGATATTTTGACCACGGCCAAGGCATTGGGAGGAGGTTTTCCCGTTGGCGCCATGCTGACCACCGAGGCGATTGCCGCCAGTTTTACCATTGGGACCCATGGCAGCACTTACGGCGGCAACCCCCTTGCCTGCGCCGTTGCCAGTAAAGTACTTGAGCTCGTGAACGATCGAGCACTGTTGGATGGGGTCAAGCGTAAACGCGAACGCTTTGTAGCCAAGCTGGAAGCCATCAACGCCGAGCATCAGATTTTCACTGAAATTCGGGGCAAGGGCTTGTTGATTGGTGCTGCTCTCAACCAAACCTGGCAAGGCAAAGCTGCCAAATTCCTGGCCGCGGCCCGGGAACACAACACCATGATATTAGTGGCAGGACCCAACGTACTGAGAATGGCACCCTCTTTGATCATTGACGATCAGGATATTGATGAAGGCATGGAAGGGCTCGCAAAGGCTGTTGCCCAGGTCGTGACGGCTGGGCCCGACGCCTGA
- a CDS encoding arginine N-succinyltransferase, producing MLIIRPIDYHDLPALERLAVVSGGSLTTLPAHREYLNDLIGNTQQSLRTSSNVGDNLSFHFVLEDSARNELLGISGIECRIGMNSPFYSYRMSTVSHSSHELNVQNQVGTLTICQDLAGSTRLCTLFLAPEHQNSQNHQLLSRARLLFMALHRSLFSDRCIAELQGQVNAEGQSPFWESLGRHFFSMPLSRATFLAGINFKGFIASLMPQQPIYIPLLAEAAQNALGAPRNDIKSNKVLLEMEGFRFKDHIDIFDGGPTLEVDTDQLETLHQVDRTTFIVSGNDSSQVTSASTGNGSDDVIKPYLVSNCNFDQFRCLVTELPEKQPILSLEQMKVLMIDEGEAVQITPCHSLSSDNNDQTFS from the coding sequence ATGCTTATCATCAGACCCATCGATTACCATGACCTGCCCGCGCTAGAGCGCCTGGCGGTGGTATCCGGTGGCAGCCTGACTACCTTGCCCGCGCACCGCGAATACCTGAACGACCTGATTGGAAATACCCAACAGTCTTTGCGGACCTCGAGCAACGTGGGTGACAATCTCAGTTTTCACTTCGTCCTGGAAGACAGCGCCCGAAATGAGTTATTAGGTATCAGCGGCATTGAATGCCGTATCGGGATGAACTCCCCCTTTTACAGTTACCGCATGTCTACGGTCAGTCACAGCTCCCACGAGCTGAATGTTCAAAATCAGGTTGGAACACTGACCATTTGCCAGGATCTCGCCGGAAGCACTCGGCTATGCACCTTATTCCTGGCGCCGGAACACCAAAACAGCCAGAATCATCAGCTGCTGTCCCGTGCACGCCTCCTGTTTATGGCGCTGCATCGATCACTGTTCTCCGACCGCTGCATTGCCGAGCTCCAGGGTCAGGTCAACGCCGAAGGTCAATCCCCCTTTTGGGAAAGCCTGGGTCGTCATTTCTTTTCAATGCCCTTATCAAGAGCTACCTTTCTTGCAGGTATCAATTTCAAAGGGTTTATTGCCTCCTTGATGCCGCAACAGCCTATCTACATTCCCCTTTTGGCTGAAGCCGCTCAAAATGCTCTTGGCGCTCCGCGCAACGATATCAAGAGCAATAAAGTATTGCTGGAAATGGAAGGCTTTAGATTTAAGGATCATATCGACATCTTCGATGGAGGCCCTACCCTGGAGGTCGACACCGATCAACTGGAAACCTTACATCAGGTAGATCGGACAACCTTTATCGTATCCGGTAATGACTCATCGCAAGTCACTTCGGCCTCGACAGGCAATGGCTCAGATGATGTTATAAAGCCCTACCTGGTCAGCAACTGCAATTTCGACCAATTTCGCTGCCTGGTAACCGAGTTACCAGAAAAACAGCCGATACTAAGCTTGGAACAAATGAAGGTACTAATGATTGATGAAGGGGAAGCGGTTCAAATAACCCCCTGTCATTCGCTAAGTTCAGACAATAACGACCAAACCTTCAGCTAA